In Xanthomonas theicola, a single genomic region encodes these proteins:
- the ppk1 gene encoding polyphosphate kinase 1 — translation MPRAAALPPTPPPDVPSDPLRDPSLYLNRELSQLDFNFRVLAQAQDPSVPLLERLRFLCISCTNLDEFFEIRAATVRHALEFGLPPAPDGLSSSAILNSIHDRAAQLVDHQYRCWNDVLRPALKDAGIGVLGRHSWNARQKRWLRAYFRNEIMPVLSPLGLDPAHPFPKILNKSLNIVVVLKGTDAFGRVGHLAIVRAPRSLPRIIQLPESLAEGGQSFVFLSSVLSTFVDELFPGMEVMGSYQFRVTRNSELVVDEEEVENLALALRDELVDRGYRPAVRLEIAEDCPKPIVRTLLQNFALPENAVYRINGPVNLSRVNQVYDLVQRPDLKYPPMNPRTLRDNDGIFDIAAAGDVLLHHPFDAFTAVLDLIKQAAVDPQVLAIKQTLYRTGKDSGIVDALVLAARNGKDVTVVVELRARFDEEANLGLADRLQEAGVQVVYGVVGYKTHAKMLLIVRREGRKLRRYVHLGTGNYHSGTARAYTDLSLITADVDICNDVHLLFQQLSGLAPKIRLKRLLQSPFTLHPGVLHRIERETKLALAGRPGRIIAKMNALNEPQVIRALYAASQTGVEIDLIVRGACTLRPGVPGVSDNIRVRSVVGRFLEHSRVYWFGNDGAPELFCASADWLERNLLRRVETCFPILDPTLIARIQREVLKNYLDDNLNAWELDASGNYRKLAPGQDQPPHSAQLALLDGL, via the coding sequence ATGCCACGCGCCGCCGCCCTGCCGCCCACGCCGCCACCGGACGTTCCCAGCGACCCGCTGCGCGACCCGTCGCTGTACCTCAATCGCGAACTGTCGCAGCTGGACTTCAATTTCCGCGTGCTGGCGCAGGCGCAGGATCCGAGCGTGCCGCTGCTGGAACGGCTGCGCTTCCTGTGCATTTCCTGCACCAACCTCGACGAGTTCTTCGAGATCCGCGCCGCCACCGTGCGCCATGCGCTGGAATTCGGCTTGCCGCCGGCGCCGGACGGGCTGAGTTCGAGCGCGATCCTCAATTCCATCCACGACCGCGCCGCGCAGCTGGTCGACCACCAGTACCGGTGCTGGAACGACGTGCTGCGGCCGGCGCTGAAGGACGCCGGCATCGGCGTGCTCGGCCGCCACAGCTGGAACGCGCGGCAGAAGCGCTGGCTGCGCGCCTACTTCCGCAACGAGATCATGCCGGTGCTGTCGCCGCTGGGCCTGGATCCGGCGCACCCGTTCCCGAAGATCCTCAACAAGTCGCTGAACATCGTGGTGGTGCTGAAGGGCACCGACGCGTTCGGCCGCGTCGGTCACCTGGCGATCGTGCGCGCGCCGCGCTCGCTGCCGCGCATCATCCAGCTGCCGGAAAGCCTGGCCGAAGGCGGGCAGAGCTTCGTGTTCCTGTCCTCGGTGCTGTCCACCTTCGTCGACGAACTGTTCCCGGGCATGGAGGTGATGGGGTCCTACCAGTTCCGCGTGACTCGCAATTCCGAGCTGGTGGTGGACGAGGAGGAAGTGGAGAACCTAGCGCTGGCGCTGCGCGACGAACTGGTCGACCGCGGCTACCGGCCGGCGGTGCGGCTGGAGATCGCCGAGGACTGCCCGAAGCCGATCGTGCGCACGCTGCTGCAGAACTTCGCGCTGCCGGAGAACGCGGTCTACCGCATCAACGGCCCGGTCAACCTGAGCCGGGTCAACCAGGTCTACGACCTGGTGCAGCGCCCGGACCTGAAGTACCCGCCGATGAATCCGCGCACGCTGCGCGACAACGACGGCATCTTCGACATCGCCGCCGCCGGCGACGTGCTGCTGCACCATCCGTTCGACGCGTTCACCGCGGTGCTGGACCTGATCAAGCAAGCGGCGGTGGATCCGCAGGTGTTGGCGATCAAGCAGACCCTGTACCGCACCGGCAAGGACTCGGGCATCGTCGATGCGCTGGTGCTGGCCGCGCGCAACGGCAAGGACGTGACCGTGGTGGTCGAACTGCGCGCGCGCTTCGACGAGGAAGCCAATCTGGGCCTGGCCGATCGCCTGCAGGAAGCCGGCGTGCAGGTGGTGTACGGCGTGGTCGGCTACAAGACCCACGCCAAGATGCTGCTGATCGTGCGCCGCGAGGGCCGCAAGCTGCGCCGCTACGTGCACCTGGGCACCGGCAACTATCACAGCGGCACGGCGCGCGCTTACACCGATCTGAGCCTGATCACCGCCGACGTGGACATCTGCAACGACGTGCACCTGCTGTTCCAGCAGCTGTCCGGGCTGGCGCCGAAGATCCGCCTCAAGCGCCTGCTGCAATCGCCGTTCACCCTGCATCCGGGCGTGCTGCACCGGATCGAACGCGAGACCAAGCTGGCCCTGGCCGGGCGCCCCGGGCGCATCATCGCCAAGATGAACGCGCTCAACGAGCCGCAGGTGATCCGCGCGCTGTACGCCGCCTCGCAGACTGGGGTCGAGATCGACCTGATCGTGCGCGGCGCGTGCACGTTACGTCCGGGCGTGCCGGGCGTGTCGGACAACATCCGGGTACGCTCGGTCGTCGGCCGCTTCCTCGAGCACAGCCGCGTGTACTGGTTCGGCAACGACGGTGCGCCGGAGCTGTTCTGCGCCAGCGCCGACTGGCTGGAGCGCAACCTGCTGCGACGGGTGGAGACCTGCTTCCCGATCCTGGATCCGACACTGATCGCGCGCATCCAGCGCGAAGTGCTGAAGAACTACCTGGACGACAATCTCAACGCGTGGGAGCTGGACGCCAGCGGCAACTACCGCAAGCTGGCGCCGGGCCAGGACCAGCCGCCGCATTCGGCGCAGCTGGCGCTGCTCGACGGGCTCTGA
- the ppx gene encoding exopolyphosphatase: MPPISPYTSLRDGDLLAAVDLGSNSFHMVVARYQLEQLRVVDRLRETVRMADGLDSKGRLSADARQRALECLARFGQRIRDVPSLRVRALATNTVRQLRSPQAFLIPGETALGHPIEVVSGREEARLIYLGVAHAQPPKPDQRRLVIDIGGGSTEFIIGRGFQTLERESLQAGCIASTRRFFPGGKLSKKKWKDALTEIGAEFQQFAGLYRALGWHEALGSSGTHKAIGEICAAMKLTKGAITAEALPQLRERLLLAKRIEDIDLPGLSADRRQIIAGGVLVLEAAFQALGLQRLMVSKAAMREGILYDMLGRGGENDPRQTAIAALTQRYGIDEAQAARVEGTAMALFEQVATDWALDADDGRMLGWAARLHELGQVIAHSQYHVHGAYVLEHSDIAGFSRQEQQVLAALVRTHRRNVPKTAFDALPDRLLLGAKRKAALLRLAVLLHRAHESDSIPSLELKADGNNLNLILSQPWIESRPLQRADLIGEIEGMAGLGISFRPFVA; the protein is encoded by the coding sequence ATGCCTCCCATCTCCCCGTACACGTCGTTGCGCGATGGCGACCTGCTGGCCGCCGTCGACCTGGGTTCCAACAGTTTCCACATGGTGGTGGCGCGGTATCAACTCGAACAGTTGCGGGTGGTGGATCGCCTGCGCGAGACAGTGCGCATGGCCGACGGCCTGGACAGCAAGGGCCGGCTGTCGGCCGACGCACGGCAACGCGCATTGGAGTGCCTGGCGCGCTTCGGCCAGCGCATTCGCGACGTGCCGTCGCTGCGGGTGCGCGCGCTGGCCACCAACACCGTGCGCCAGCTGCGCTCGCCGCAGGCGTTCCTGATCCCCGGCGAGACCGCGCTCGGCCATCCGATCGAAGTGGTCAGCGGACGCGAGGAAGCGCGCCTGATCTACCTGGGCGTGGCGCATGCGCAGCCGCCCAAGCCCGACCAGCGCCGGCTGGTGATCGACATCGGCGGCGGTTCCACCGAATTCATCATCGGCCGCGGCTTCCAGACCCTGGAACGCGAAAGCCTGCAGGCCGGCTGCATCGCCAGCACGCGGCGCTTCTTCCCCGGCGGCAAGCTGTCGAAGAAGAAGTGGAAGGACGCGCTGACCGAGATCGGCGCCGAGTTCCAGCAGTTCGCCGGGCTGTACCGCGCGCTGGGCTGGCACGAAGCGCTGGGCTCGTCGGGCACGCACAAGGCGATCGGCGAGATCTGCGCGGCGATGAAGCTGACCAAGGGCGCGATCACCGCCGAAGCGCTGCCGCAGCTGCGCGAACGCCTGCTGCTGGCCAAGCGCATCGAGGACATCGACCTGCCCGGCCTGTCCGCCGACCGCCGGCAGATCATCGCCGGCGGCGTGCTGGTGCTGGAAGCCGCGTTCCAGGCCCTGGGCCTGCAGCGCCTGATGGTCAGCAAGGCGGCGATGCGCGAAGGCATCCTGTACGACATGCTCGGCCGCGGCGGCGAAAACGATCCGCGCCAGACCGCGATCGCCGCGCTCACCCAGCGCTACGGCATCGACGAGGCCCAGGCCGCGCGCGTGGAAGGCACGGCGATGGCGCTGTTCGAGCAGGTCGCCACCGATTGGGCGCTGGATGCCGACGACGGCCGCATGCTCGGCTGGGCCGCGCGCCTGCACGAGCTCGGCCAGGTCATCGCCCACAGCCAATACCACGTGCACGGCGCCTACGTGCTCGAGCACTCCGACATCGCCGGCTTCTCGCGGCAGGAGCAGCAGGTGCTGGCGGCGCTGGTGCGCACCCATCGCCGCAACGTGCCCAAGACCGCGTTCGACGCCCTGCCCGACCGCCTGCTGCTCGGCGCCAAGCGCAAGGCCGCGCTGCTGCGGCTGGCGGTGCTGCTGCATCGCGCGCACGAGTCCGATTCGATCCCGTCGCTGGAGCTGAAGGCCGATGGCAACAACCTGAACCTGATCCTGTCGCAGCCGTGGATCGAATCGCGGCCGCTGCAACGCGCCGACCTGATCGGCGAGATCGAAGGCATGGCCGGGCTGGGCATCAGTTTCCGGCCGTTCGTGGCCTGA
- a CDS encoding glycosyltransferase family 4 protein: protein MRYAIVTETYPPEVNGVALTVQGLELGLRARGHRVDVVRPRQAGDLHVEDAHLVRGAALPRYPGLKFGLPAPRRLARLWQATPPDAVYIATEGPLGWSALRTARRLGIPIASGFHTRFDEYLPQYGAAWLQSTALRWMRRFHNRSDATLVPTRELQDFLAGQGFERVRLLARAVDSRQFEPQRRDAQLRREWGLDADGCAVLYVGRIASEKNLPLAVRAFRQLQQVRPHARFVWVGDGPMRGRLAQENPDFVFCGVQRGDALARHFASGDLFLFPSRSETFGNVTLEAMASGVATVAFDYGAAREYLRDGLNGAAVADDAGFLAAALRLAGDDALRRRLGVAACAAMQQLRPERVVADFDALLGELASCRRAHATVDAA, encoded by the coding sequence ATGCGCTACGCGATCGTCACCGAGACGTACCCTCCTGAGGTCAACGGCGTCGCGCTGACCGTGCAGGGGCTGGAGTTGGGCTTGCGCGCGCGTGGCCATCGGGTCGATGTGGTGCGCCCGCGCCAGGCCGGCGATCTGCACGTGGAAGATGCGCATCTGGTGCGCGGTGCGGCGCTGCCGCGCTATCCCGGCCTGAAGTTCGGCTTGCCCGCGCCGCGGCGTCTGGCGCGCCTGTGGCAGGCCACGCCGCCGGACGCGGTCTACATCGCCACCGAAGGCCCGCTCGGCTGGTCCGCGCTGCGCACCGCGCGGCGCCTGGGCATCCCGATCGCGTCCGGTTTCCATACCCGCTTCGACGAGTACCTGCCGCAGTACGGTGCGGCCTGGCTGCAGTCGACCGCGCTGCGCTGGATGCGGCGCTTCCACAACCGGTCCGACGCGACCCTGGTGCCGACCCGCGAGCTGCAGGACTTCCTCGCCGGGCAGGGTTTCGAGCGCGTGCGCCTGCTGGCGCGTGCGGTGGACAGCCGCCAGTTCGAACCGCAGCGCCGCGATGCGCAACTGCGCCGCGAATGGGGCCTGGATGCGGACGGCTGCGCCGTGCTGTACGTCGGCCGCATCGCCTCGGAAAAGAACCTGCCGCTGGCGGTGCGCGCGTTCCGTCAGTTGCAACAGGTGCGGCCGCACGCGCGCTTCGTCTGGGTCGGCGACGGCCCGATGCGCGGGCGTCTGGCGCAGGAAAATCCCGACTTCGTCTTCTGCGGCGTGCAGCGCGGCGATGCGCTGGCGCGCCACTTCGCCAGCGGCGACCTGTTCCTGTTCCCCAGCCGCAGCGAGACCTTCGGCAACGTGACCCTGGAAGCGATGGCCAGCGGCGTGGCCACGGTGGCTTTCGACTACGGCGCGGCGCGCGAATACCTGCGCGACGGCCTCAACGGTGCGGCGGTGGCCGACGACGCCGGCTTCCTCGCCGCGGCACTGCGCCTGGCCGGCGACGATGCCCTGCGCCGGCGCCTGGGCGTTGCCGCCTGCGCGGCGATGCAGCAGTTGCGCCCGGAACGGGTGGTGGCGGATTTCGACGCGCTGCTCGGCGAGCTGGCTTCCTGCAGGAGGGCGCATGCCACCGTCGACGCGGCTTGA
- a CDS encoding phosphatase PAP2 family protein has product MPPSTRLEILRGHEARWCRRANHWCRRRSVRRFFAMVSRLGDGMFWYALMTLLVVCDGMDGVFASAHMAATGVVALSLYKALKRWTRRPRPYAADLRIRAWVAPLDEFSFPSGHTLHAVSFGIVALAYYPWLAPLLIPFVACVALSRVVLGLHYPSDVLAATGIGALLAGVSLWLLPMPALLG; this is encoded by the coding sequence ATGCCACCGTCGACGCGGCTTGAGATCCTGCGCGGGCACGAAGCGCGCTGGTGCCGGCGCGCGAACCACTGGTGCCGGCGACGCTCGGTGCGCCGCTTCTTCGCGATGGTCAGCCGGCTCGGCGACGGCATGTTCTGGTACGCGTTGATGACCCTGCTGGTGGTCTGCGATGGCATGGACGGGGTGTTCGCGTCCGCACACATGGCCGCCACCGGCGTGGTCGCACTGAGCCTGTACAAGGCACTCAAGCGCTGGACCCGGCGCCCCCGCCCCTATGCGGCGGACTTGCGCATCCGCGCCTGGGTGGCGCCGCTGGACGAGTTCAGTTTTCCGTCCGGACACACCCTGCATGCGGTGTCGTTCGGCATCGTCGCGCTGGCCTATTACCCGTGGCTGGCCCCGTTGCTGATCCCGTTCGTCGCCTGCGTGGCGCTGTCGCGCGTGGTGCTGGGCCTGCACTACCCCAGCGACGTGCTCGCCGCCACCGGCATCGGCGCGCTGCTAGCCGGCGTGTCGCTGTGGCTGCTACCGATGCCGGCCTTGCTTGGGTGA